TGGTGAATTAGCAGTAATTAAATTAGGCCTATATAATAGCGCACAAAGATCAAGGTACATATGCTGAAACCTCTGGAGacctattttcttttttttaatttttttttactaattGTGAACCAAATTCAATCACTGGATTAGGTTGCATATAAACAATTTGAATCATGCATTCCTGCTTGGACATGTTAATGTAATTTATTTGAATAACATCTGTTAcacttcatcaaatcaaatgtcacatgcgcagaatacaacaggtcacggccaaatattaattttcaaagtctgctgcctcagttggTATATACTGCAGAATGTTATGAAAAGTGAACAGATTAATTTCAAAGTCCCTTTTTGACTTAAACTAActgaacccccccccaaaaaaaaattccactgcattttagccatgccacaaaaggaccagctgacatgtcaagtgattctctcgttaacacaagtgtgagtgttgatgaggacaaggctggagatcactgtcatgctgattgagttcgaataacagactggaagcttcaaaaggagggtggtgcttggaatctttgttcttcctctgtcaaacatggttacctgcaaggaaacatgtgccttCATCATTGCTTtgtacaaaaagggcttcacaggaaaggatattgctgccagtaagattgcacctaaatcaccaccagtacagagcttgctgaggaatggcagcaggcaggtgtgagtgcatctgcacgcacagtgaggcaaagacttttggaggatggcctggtgtcaagaaggacagcaaagaagccacttctctccaggaaaaacatcagggacagactgatattctgcaaaaggtacaaggATTgtactgctgaggactggggtaaagtcattttctctgaatcccctttTCGATTGTTtgtggcatccggaaaaaagcttgtctggagaagacgaggtgagcgctaccatcagtcctgtgtcatgccaacagtaaagcatcctgagaccgtgtggggttgcttctcagccaagggagctcactcactcacaattttgcctaagatcacagccatgaataaagaatggtaccaacatatcctccgagagcaacttctcccaaccatccaggaacagtttggtgatgaacaaagCCTTTTCCAACatgaggcaaaagtgataactaagtggcttggggaacaaaacattgatagtttgggtccatggccaggaaactccccagaccttaattccATTGAGAACTTGTAGTCAATCCACAAGAGGTGGGtgaacaaacaaaaacccacaaattctgacaaactccaagcattgattatgcaagaatgggctgccatcagtcaggatacggcccagaagttaattgacagcatgccagggcggattgcagaggtcttgaaaaagaagggtcaacactgcaaatattgactctttgcatcaacttcatgtaattgtcaataaaacaggctctaaccaatagtgcaaaaaatgtattaggtaagtaaagaaaggctataaaagtagcgagactacatacagacaccggttagtcaggctgattgaggtagtatttaCATGTAGAAATGGTAAAAGTGACtatgaacagagtagcagtagcgtaaaatagGGGGTGGCGGGAAACAATGCAGATaccccggttagccaatgtgtgggcgcactggttggtcagcccagttgaggtagtatgtacatgaatgtatagttaaagtgactgcatatatgataATAAAACATTGTGAATGATTTTATAAGATGGTGCCTCAAATGTATTCTATTGTGAAGCTGTCCCCAACATTTTTTAGGGCCGTGGTGCCACCAACTGAAAATGTTAGTCTGGAGCTCTGTGTTGACACACAACACCTAAAATTAAGTCACTCAAGACACGTTTTCCTTTACAGTCCCATTTTTTCCCTCAGGGTGACATGGCaagttttattttaccttttatttatacAATTAAATTAAGAAgaatcgtatttacaatgacgacctgtcATAGAAGCACAGTCAACAAAGACCTCTGAGTGACTCCTGACCTTCTCTAGTTGCCTCTGCTGCTCAGCCAGCTGGGTGTCCATCTTGGCGATGACTTCTTTGAGCCTTGTTCTCTCCTCTGCCATGGCCCtctgctgctggcccagacggtcCTGCATCACTGAAAGAGTAGACAAGCTGACTTTCACATAACATTGTGACGTTCTCACTGACTGAAGGGAAAATAAATAGAAACAGCAGTATTatgaaaatcatttttttttcttcataaaaCTGAGTGGTGGTATGATACCTCGGAGCTGTTCGTCTCTCTGCCGTGCCCCCTGCTCCAGCCCCTGGGCTGTGTTCTCATGGGTGCTCTCCACCCGAGATGAAAGGTCCCCCAGCCTGTGGGAGAAATGCTCCATCTGCTCAATCACCACTGTCAGGGACCTACAACACCAATACACAGAATGAGAGAGACTATATGATGTCAACCTGTAGTAAGTTACGAGTTTGGCTACATGTAGCATGTCCTCTATAATTCTTATGCAAAGGTCGGAGATTAAGCAGAGTATGGTTAAAAATGAGTTGAGTAGAAATGCATGTGTGACCTGGTTTGTGATGTGGCACTGGTCACAGCATCAATCTCCTCATCCTTCAATCTCTTCAGCCTCTGGACCTGATCCTCGTGGTCTTTCTTCATCTCCAAAATAGACTTCCTAGAGGAAGGAAACCGTGACAAAGAAAAATTAAGGAACATTATGGAAATATAAAGATACATTCTTTTATCCACAAGCTgtgaaaatattttattttatctttttaactaggcaagtcagttaagaacaaattcttattttcaatgactgcctaggaacagtgggttaactgcctgttcaggggcagaaggacagatttgcaccttgtcagctcggggatttgaacttgcaaccttccggtccaacactctaaccactaggctaccctgctgccccaaataGCTGAGCTTTAGGGAGAAAATACAGGCATGGCCACAATCTCTTGTTCTCTAATGTGGTATCTTGCAGCCCCCTACCTCTGTAGGTCTCTGAGTCGCTCCACCTCTCGGTCTCTGTCCTGCTGGGTTTGGGCCAGTCTGCGCTGGTGCTTTGCCTGCAGCTCCATACGCTCCTGTTCAGCGATACGTGTGACGGTGGCTAGGCGCTCTGCTAGGTCCTCGCATTCCTGTCGTGCCCGTGCTTCTCGCTGTGCCGCGGAATCGTCAAGCAGCTTCACACGAGCCCTGGTGGATGCACACACACTCTTTTGGGTAAAGAGGTAGTGATTCAGTCTGTGGTGGTGGCAGGACCTCTATAGGTCTCCGAGCTCCTGTCAtacctgtgtgtgttctccatgAGCTCAGTGTCCTGCTTGTGTCTCTGCTGAACACTCTCCAGCAACATCTGGTTCTGGTCTAGCTCCTGCTGTAGAGATCTCACCTGGAAGAGAATACGCAGTAGTCAGCTGAATGTTGTTTATGGAAGTGGTAGAAAGAGGAAGAGCACTGTCAAAAAGACAGTTGATAGATACCTGTTCCTCCAGTTTGATGATGCAGGCCTTTAAAGCTAGATGTCCATTCTGCTTCTCAGTGTCTCTCTTCAGTCTCTGCAGCCCAGCTACATCCACAGCTCCCCCTAACCCCAGCAGCTGGGACTCCAACTTCGGTCAGAGACGGATACCAAAGTCAAGTTACCGAAGACTCTCAAAGGGGAACATCTGATAAAACCTAAGGTATCTGTGTTCAAATTAGTAAAACGAATGAAATGTGAAGTGTTTCCATCAAATGAAAAGGTGATTGGAGATTTGTTTCACCTGCTGTTGTAGCAAGAGTTGTTGCAAACTGTTGGCTGAAAGAGACACCTGTTTAAAAGAATGTTAAACAATTAAATAAGTGACTTATGGTTTCCAAACATATATCATCCATAATGACATTAGGGCATATAAACAAAAAATAGAAAGGCCTCTACATACCTGTGGTTGGACAACAGGTGCAGTGTTCTGCATCTGGCTTTGCTGTGGCACTGGGAAACCAAGAACAGTATGTGTCAATCAGGACAATCTGCCCATCATCAATGCCAGTGATTGATAAGAAACTAGAGGCATAACTATTAGAAATATGAATACAGTTAGAAAGTTATTCAAAATGACTACTGTCCATAAGCTATCCATCCCTATGTTTCCCTAAGAGTACCTACACTGCATAAAGCCAGGCATCATAGCATGGGGCATGGGGCCAGACATAGACTGCCTTGGCTGGGCAGGGTAGTTAGGGGGCAGCTCTGCTTGACTTGGCCATCCTGGCTCCCTCTGATCCTGCAGGGCTGGTGGATGGTACTGTTGGGGCAGGGGGAAGCTAATGGTAGCAGATGTTGGCAGGGGAGAGGGGTCTGGGGTCTGGTCAGGATAGAAGCCTACTCTAGCAGACACAGCTGTGGATAGAAAGGGGGAGACTagttgagaggaggggaaaggctGAGGTTTGGTGGGGGGATGTTGGATGACTATTGTGGGGGATTGTGGAGGAGATGAGTGGACTGCTCGACTGGTATCTGTGGGGAGGGGAGAGCTGATGTGTGCCTTTGACATGACTGTGGGTTGTGTATGTGAGACAAGCTCAGTACGGGTCTTAGGTGTTGGTAAGTGAGGGGTGTGGTCTGTGTGTGAATTCTGCCTGATAGGCTCAGTTTCTTCAGCAGTGGAATGAGCTGGTCGGGGCTGGGCATGACTCTTTGTCCCTATTGGCTCAGCAGGGTCACTAGTGAATTTGTGATTGGTTTCCTGTGTCTGCTCAGGAAGGTCAGGTGGGATAGGTGTAGACATTCTAGTAGGCTCTGGGTCAGCTAAATGACTAGAAAGAGACTTGGCTTGAAAAAACAATGTTTGTTATAAAAGATGCTTCCCATGAGGTAGAAGTTGAATAGCACAACGTAGAGGGAAAAGGGACATGGTTAGCTGGGTCCTCTAAGATGGGAGTGAGTAACATACCAGGCCTGAACTGGTCCTCTCTCACTGGGGTAGAATGAGCAGTAGGGCTGTGCTGTCTGTGGGAGGGCTCCCTGGGCTGAGGAGAATCTCTTGAAGAGAAGGAACATAATCCTGACCTCAATGTCCAAAAGCACCAGAACTATAGCACACTGGGGCAATATTGCAGTGGTAGATATTATACATCACAGCTATTTAGATTAAGGTTGATCATACCCTGGTTCCTTGTTGGGGGTGGATGCATCTTTCCTCCTGGAAGCTGGTGAAGAACCACGTTTGCTGAGGAAGTAACAGACAATCAATGTCAACATACTGAGATGTAAGCAGTCGCTTCTATTGTAGACGTTTCTCTAGAACTGTGGAAGTATGACCCAGCCTTCACTGTAGAGTACCCTAGTCCTAGCCTTACCTAGTCCTATAGCCTTACCTGAGAAATGACTCCAGATCCACCTCGTCTCCAAACCCCAGAAAGTCTTCCTGGGTTGTCCTCTTTTCCTCTGACCGTGTGGATGATTGAGTCTTCTTCCTGCTCAATGCCCCTGATAGCCAATCATCTTCATGCTTTTGGCTTGCAGAGACCTCTACACTGGGTCCTACTGGTTTGGAGTATTTAAAGGAGGTGTTTGGAGTCTCTGTCGATGGCTGTGGAATGTGGTTGCCAGAAGAGGAGGGTTTGCTTCCCACTGACGAAGAGGAGGGGGTCTTCAAGGGTTCTGGTACAGGCGGGGGCTCTTCCTCATCATCCTGCGAGAGCCCCAGCCAGTCTGCAGCAGGCCGGGGAAAGGTAGGGGTGAGCGTGGTGGGGGTGATGGGTTTGGGTTTCTTCTCAGGAGAAGAGGCACTGTTGTCCTCAGTGGAGAATCTGAAAAGGAGTGGCTAATCTTAGATGGTGGCCATTTCCTTTGTCATACACTCTGGTCCAGTAGCTGACATATAATATGTGTTCCTGAAGCTTATCTAAATATGATGTACTTGTTATTGACCCAACTAAGCATTTATCCAGGCTTTGACCAAAACAAACTGAGGGCTTCTGCTAGAGCTCTGACTTACCTGACCGACTGTCTGCGTGAGTGGCGTCCCTCCGGTGTAGTGACCAGTGTAGGTTGATAGGAACCGAACGTCAAGTCTTCTTCTAGGAAGGGGTCTGACAAAGGGAAACATCAACTCTCATTTCATTCATTCAAGAATACTATATCACACAACATGGAGTGTTAGCTACCTTTAGTAATGGGGGTCTCCTGATGATGCTTCTGCTTTTCCTGCTGCTGCGGAGggtccttcctctcccctgttggAGGGCGCTCCAGAAGGCGAGGGGAAGTCCCACGCCCCAGAATCTCATCTAGCCTGGTGCGTGCTCTTTGAGGGAGCTcactgctgctagagacagtcaGCGCAGAGGAACAGGGAAGTTACATTTCAAATGAACTTTTTGTTGGGTTTATCATAGTCCATAAGTTTTGTAATAGCCTTGGTTGGAACTTATGTTGACTGAGGCATTTGAGACCCTACCTCTCATTCTTTGGTATGAGCACGGTCTCATTCTTCTTAGGGCTCTCTTTGGGACTCTCCCCAAACCCCAATGCATTCATTAGGTCATCCTCGTCATCATCAAACGTAAGCTCGTCCCGCTTTTTTGGAACTGGAGCTGGTGAGGCTTACAGGAGAAATATATGCATTTGATACCCAAAAGAAGAGAGCCAGAATGTATGTTAAAATGTATAAAACACAAAAGTTCACCAACCTGTTTCTTTTTTCTTTATGATAGGGGAGTCTGGGGGCAGCACTGATTTCTCTGGAGGAGCTTTTTTGGTGATTTTTGGCTCATTTTTGTCTTCTATGGGTAGATCATCTAACAGGTCAGCCAAAGGGTCATCAAAGTCTGTAGACAACAGATATGATACCAGAGCTGGGGATACTGTTTTGATATTGATATGCTTTATGGTGTTAAGAACTCTACACTTAGGGCCACTCTAATGGATTTTACAGTTGACCTGATATTTTTTGGTCTATACATGGGTCCAACTGTTAGCTTTGGTACCTTTTGTGTCAGTTTTTGGGGCaagaacatcatcatcatcataatctgAAGCAATGCAGCAATGGGGAGAAATAATGTACAATTATGTATATTTGCATGGTATTAATACTAATTTGGTGGCCCAGTGTAGCCAGACTAGCCAAAGACCCAGACAGTCACCTCACCAGTGAAGCTGAACCTCTTGTAGCCACGTGCTGTCGATGCAGGAGCAGAACTTGGCTTCTTCTCCTCAATGTCTGGCTCATCTGAGATTCCTCCTTTTAACTTGTTTCCTGATTTAGGAGGATTTTTCGTAGGTCCTCCAATGCCGGAGCCTTTACTCTGAGCTGGGGCTGAACTGGGCTTTTTCTTTGATCCAAAGAGATCAGCGTCCATATCATCTATGTCCTATGTAAGGATAGAACAGACACAGCTAGGTTATGAACGTTCACACATAAAGCCTGGAGGCTTACTCCCTGAGGATTTGTCATTAGAACAAGGCACCATTACCTTCATGCTCTCCAGTAAGGCTGTGGGATCAGCCTCAGAAACATCAGAGCCCTGGATTGGAAGTGAATATAAAATATGTATATGAAGGAAAACATAGTCAACAGCCTCCCTGCCATACTTAATGTATGATCTGCCAACTCACCTCATCATTTTCAGCTTCCTCAGCCAGTTTGCTGAAGAAGTCGTCGTCGCCCAATAGTGAGCTGGAGAACCAAAACGCATAGAATGAGCAAGCAGACTGTCAGTATCCTCTGTCTAAATAGTCACGAAAGAAAGAGTTGAGACTACTCTCTGATCTGGCAGTACATTTTTTTCAGTCCCAGTTAACTCACCGTTTTCCACTGTGTGATGGtagaggaggtcctagtctgCCTGCTTCACGGGCTGGAGCTTTGGCCTTCACTGGGAAATCTGTACAAATAAACAGGAAAACTTTATCACTACACAGTGTGTacgtacagtatattatactaatGATTTGTCAGTTTGAATGGTCATAGATCTGTTGTAGGGATGTAATCACATACCATCATCTCCCAACAGGTCTCCTAACATATCATCAATTGAACCTGTAGTACAAAAACATCATATTGAATGATTCTGTGCGCACCATTGAAGTTGTATTGTGCAGGATTTAAATAGGTAAATAACAACATCAGAGGGACTTACTCTTCTGTCCTTTCTTCTGTTTAGCCTGTATCGATTAGGAACACATAGGATAGGGGGTGTGTTTAATTTGTGGAActttccaacaggaatctgttccaaaaacttaGTAAAATACAAGATTGCcaaacaacgcatacaaagtAGCACGATAAATTCACCTTGCTAACTAGCTGTCGAATAGGCATCAACTCACCACAAAGcttattcttaatgtttgtccaTGGGCTACCAGAGTGAGGATAGACATTTTTCGGAATAAACGCGGTGAGTGAAAAACTTAATGACATACCCGGTAGGGAGTGGGCTATCTTATTCGGTCGCTATACAactttgtatgcgttgtttgttggcaaccttgttattTACGAAGTTTTTGGAACAGTTTCCTGTTGGAACGTTAAATAAATTATACCCACCCAGGTTAGGGGTTTTAAAACAAAGTTCGCTGCAATCAATGGGGGTGACTGGCACTTGAATAAACTTGTTAGCTTTAACTAGAAGCTATCTTGTTGTGGGGAATTAGCTAGCTCTCAACAACCTACACTGAGCACTGTTACATTTTAAGAGGGTTGATCTTGCAGAATGACCAATAATGTATTAGTAGACTTGTGATAAATTACTCTTATCTTGATTTAGATAGTATACGATACTTACCATGATGTTTCTCTGACTGCAGCAGCGTTAAATCTGAGCAAATgtaatagctaatgttagctagctagctagctaaagtaaaGCGTCAAGGTGACTAACCACAGCGAAGGGAAATCCCAAGAAGTCTGCAAATTTGCTTTGGCTAGACGACTAGAAGCTACTGTCTAGCTATTCTTTCACAAACTTAGCTAGTATATTTGGTCACTAGCTACCTTTTTAAGCATTTAGAAACAACGGACAAATAATGCTGTTGTAATGGTGTTGTAACGTTACCACCAGCACTAGCTACATTCAAATGACATGGAAAGGCGGTTGTCTCATCATGAAGGCATTTAACGTTAACtgtgtagctaacgttagctagaaaaTCAAAACGTACTCCCTCTGATTGACCAGGTTGAATGACTGAATATTAACTTAAATATTTAGAGTAAATCTAACCATCCCTTAATTTAAGTTAATAAAATACCAATCCATATGCTTTTATCAGTGTATTTACCCGCAGGTTCCTCTGTTGTAGCATTTTCAACGTACACTCCCTGTCTACCAGTGAATTATTGGTAAACATTCTGTTTGGTCACCACCAGGTGGCGTTTCAGGTTAGAACATTTCAAGATATGAGTTATTATTGTACAGAATAGCAGGATATAGAATAACAAATATTGCTTTTATCTAGCTAAATACTTTTTGTTTAATTGCAGGTTAATATTGGTGTACATAAGCGAAGTAACCCATTATATAACAACATTAATAATTGGTCTACATAGCTAATCATTCAGTCAATGGTGGTGATGGACTGTATCAACGACACCCAACAAAATCTCAGTGGCACGAACAGATtaattaaaggaaaactccacccaaaaactattttttggtatttgtttctttagtccattgttgattcagtcccaaaatgttttgcatgtcagcaatcacgttttcaagatatataactttcGAAATACAGCTGgaatgatgcattttgcatcatataATGCTGCGATTTGAAAGTTATAGATCTTGAAAACTGTATTGGTTACATGCAAAACATCTTGTCCCCTTCCCATTCCAGCACCAACAACACAGAGCACTTAGGTTTGTGAGGTGGGATCAAACCAATTCTATTTGAGCTCCTAACAAGTAGGGCAGTAGAGATCATAGAATTGTGTCAGACGGTAATTGTCATGCAAATGACGgccagtctcacggtaattgaccgttaattaacataaacacatttagcgtACATAggcttccacgcatagcctataagccactgatgcagatctttggaacatctacatttaaaaaaactcttaacaaatccatttaatatagcctacacattacAATCAAtctatttattttaggcaggtctaaagaaaatgatgatatgaagaaaatgttgcctatttcagaagaacagaatagcatattctGAGTTGTCcacatgttaggtcctgatctggctatgcaaTATGGCTGTAGGccacactagttcatttagcagacaaggtTTGCTTATAATTCCCATGGCATTATTTTGAAGTAAGAGGAATACAATTGAatatagctgaataaaatataaaatatatttttccaaaCGAGGGAACACAGTTAacaaagtgatcatttgaaacaggtcctctTATATGCTtaattatttatgcaactttagttgtgatacaaaccttaagctgtatgttttgatttctaatacattctaaatcaaatcaaatgttattggtcacatacacatggttagcagatgtaaatgcaagtgtagcgaaatgcttgtacttctagttctgaccgtgtagtaatatctaacaagtaatctaacaatttcacaactaccttatacacaaaagtgtaaaggaattaataagaatatgtacatataaatatatggatgagtgatggccgaatggcataggcaagatgcagtagatggtatatagtacagtatatacatatgagatgtaatgtcgggtatgtaaacattatataaagtgaccttgtttaaagtgactagtgatacatttattacatcccatttgtaattattaaagtggctagagatttctAAGTctgcatggggcggcagggtagcctggtggttagagcgttggactagtatccGGAAGGTtgtgcaagttcaaacccccaagcagacaaggtacaaatctgtcgtcctgcccctgaaggcagttaacccactgttattgaaaataagaatttgttcttaactgacttgcctggttaaataaaggtttttaaaaaaatgttttaaatgatgCGACTCCGATGTTCAGAACAGGTCGATTTGCCCCCTCCCCGCCAATAATTActtcatcattctacacacaataccccataatgacaccagtctctgctatgagactcaaagttcgaaatcctgtttccattgatcatccttgagatgttctacaaccttgattggagtccacatgtggtaaattcaattgattggacatgatttagaaaggcacacacctgtctatataaggtcccacagttgacagtgcatgtcagagtaaaaaccaagtaatgtggtcgaaggaattgtccgagacaggattgtgtcaaagcacagatctggtgaagggcaCCAAAACAATTCTGCCGCATTGAAGGTtccgaagaacacagtggcctccatcattcttaaatggaagaagtttgaaaccactaagactcttcctagaactgtccg
This genomic stretch from Oncorhynchus clarkii lewisi isolate Uvic-CL-2024 chromosome 13, UVic_Ocla_1.0, whole genome shotgun sequence harbors:
- the LOC139364929 gene encoding fas-binding factor 1 homolog isoform X3; its protein translation is MAKQKKGQKSSIDDMLGDLLGDDDFPVKAKAPAREAGRLGPPLPSHSGKRSLLGDDDFFSKLAEEAENDEGSDVSEADPTALLESMKDIDDMDADLFGSKKKPSSAPAQSKGSGIGGPTKNPPKSGNKLKGGISDEPDIEEKKPSSAPASTARGYKRFSFTDFDDPLADLLDDLPIEDKNEPKITKKAPPEKSVLPPDSPIIKKKETASPAPVPKKRDELTFDDDEDDLMNALGFGESPKESPKKNETVLIPKNESSSELPQRARTRLDEILGRGTSPRLLERPPTGERKDPPQQQEKQKHHQETPITKDPFLEEDLTFGSYQPTLVTTPEGRHSRRQSVRFSTEDNSASSPEKKPKPITPTTLTPTFPRPAADWLGLSQDDEEEPPPVPEPLKTPSSSSVGSKPSSSGNHIPQPSTETPNTSFKYSKPVGPSVEVSASQKHEDDWLSGALSRKKTQSSTRSEEKRTTQEDFLGFGDEVDLESFLSKRGSSPASRRKDASTPNKEPGDSPQPREPSHRQHSPTAHSTPVREDQFRPAVSARVGFYPDQTPDPSPLPTSATISFPLPQQYHPPALQDQREPGWPSQAELPPNYPAQPRQSMSGPMPHAMMPGFMQLPQQSQMQNTAPVVQPQVSLSANSLQQLLLQQQLESQLLGLGGAVDVAGLQRLKRDTEKQNGHLALKACIIKLEEQVRSLQQELDQNQMLLESVQQRHKQDTELMENTHRARVKLLDDSAAQREARARQECEDLAERLATVTRIAEQERMELQAKHQRRLAQTQQDRDREVERLRDLQRKSILEMKKDHEDQVQRLKRLKDEEIDAVTSATSQTRSLTVVIEQMEHFSHRLGDLSSRVESTHENTAQGLEQGARQRDEQLRVMQDRLGQQQRAMAEERTRLKEVIAKMDTQLAEQQRQLEKERWRVNAEQAKADSSQRGLDEERRSLTQHISMEREELERAKSALLEEQQQVMQRCAEERRKLAAEWTQFHTQEKQRQDRAEREASRALERDAHREGSIISMAQEQVDLKLRAGELKQHEAAVAREREALERQREELDREKERLSGTGLQLKTRAQEVEAFSKLASEKYNEGEKALQESRQVETEHQTRLRSIHSQMERLRQQEQHLHQERMKMTEQRREMEALKHNLPITPFPQAMAPIFTDFRPVLAVPQTASTKAVRQPPPLVSSPDSTELQARLALLRHTAEKDRDFLQDEQFFLDTLKKAPYNSAFHTD
- the LOC139364929 gene encoding fas-binding factor 1 homolog isoform X6, with amino-acid sequence MLQQRNLRAKQKKGQKSSIDDMLGDLLGDDDFPVKAKAPAREAGRLGPPLPSHSGKRSLLGDDDFFSKLAEEAENDEGSDVSEADPTALLESMKDIDDMDADLFGSKKKPSSAPAQSKGSGIGGPTKNPPKSGNKLKGGISDEPDIEEKKPSSAPASTARGYKRFSFTDFDDPLADLLDDLPIEDKNEPKITKKAPPEKSVLPPDSPIIKKKETASPAPVPKKRDELTFDDDEDDLMNALGFGESPKESPKKNETVLIPKNESSELPQRARTRLDEILGRGTSPRLLERPPTGERKDPPQQQEKQKHHQETPITKDPFLEEDLTFGSYQPTLVTTPEGRHSRRQSVRFSTEDNSASSPEKKPKPITPTTLTPTFPRPAADWLGLSQDDEEEPPPVPEPLKTPSSSSVGSKPSSSGNHIPQPSTETPNTSFKYSKPVGPSVEVSASQKHEDDWLSGALSRKKTQSSTRSEEKRTTQEDFLGFGDEVDLESFLSKRGSSPASRRKDASTPNKEPGDSPQPREPSHRQHSPTAHSTPVREDQFRPVPQQSQMQNTAPVVQPQVSLSANSLQQLLLQQQLESQLLGLGGAVDVAGLQRLKRDTEKQNGHLALKACIIKLEEQVRSLQQELDQNQMLLESVQQRHKQDTELMENTHRARVKLLDDSAAQREARARQECEDLAERLATVTRIAEQERMELQAKHQRRLAQTQQDRDREVERLRDLQRKSILEMKKDHEDQVQRLKRLKDEEIDAVTSATSQTRSLTVVIEQMEHFSHRLGDLSSRVESTHENTAQGLEQGARQRDEQLRVMQDRLGQQQRAMAEERTRLKEVIAKMDTQLAEQQRQLEKERWRVNAEQAKADSSQRGLDEERRSLTQHISMEREELERAKSALLEEQQQVMQRCAEERRKLAAEWTQFHTQEKQRQDRAEREASRALERDAHREGSIISMAQEQVDLKLRAGELKQHEAAVAREREALERQREELDREKERLSGTGLQLKTRAQEVEAFSKLASEKYNEGEKALQESRQVETEHQTRLRSIHSQMERLRQQEQHLHQERMKMTEQRREMEALKHNLPITPFPQAMAPIFTDFRPVLAVPQTASTKAVRQPPPLVSSPDSTELQARLALLRHTAEKDRDFLQDEQFFLDTLKKAPYNSAFHTD
- the LOC139364929 gene encoding fas-binding factor 1 homolog isoform X1, whose product is MLQQRNLRAKQKKGQKSSIDDMLGDLLGDDDFPVKAKAPAREAGRLGPPLPSHSGKRSLLGDDDFFSKLAEEAENDEGSDVSEADPTALLESMKDIDDMDADLFGSKKKPSSAPAQSKGSGIGGPTKNPPKSGNKLKGGISDEPDIEEKKPSSAPASTARGYKRFSFTDFDDPLADLLDDLPIEDKNEPKITKKAPPEKSVLPPDSPIIKKKETASPAPVPKKRDELTFDDDEDDLMNALGFGESPKESPKKNETVLIPKNESSSELPQRARTRLDEILGRGTSPRLLERPPTGERKDPPQQQEKQKHHQETPITKDPFLEEDLTFGSYQPTLVTTPEGRHSRRQSVRFSTEDNSASSPEKKPKPITPTTLTPTFPRPAADWLGLSQDDEEEPPPVPEPLKTPSSSSVGSKPSSSGNHIPQPSTETPNTSFKYSKPVGPSVEVSASQKHEDDWLSGALSRKKTQSSTRSEEKRTTQEDFLGFGDEVDLESFLSKRGSSPASRRKDASTPNKEPGDSPQPREPSHRQHSPTAHSTPVREDQFRPAVSARVGFYPDQTPDPSPLPTSATISFPLPQQYHPPALQDQREPGWPSQAELPPNYPAQPRQSMSGPMPHAMMPGFMQLPQQSQMQNTAPVVQPQVSLSANSLQQLLLQQQLESQLLGLGGAVDVAGLQRLKRDTEKQNGHLALKACIIKLEEQVRSLQQELDQNQMLLESVQQRHKQDTELMENTHRARVKLLDDSAAQREARARQECEDLAERLATVTRIAEQERMELQAKHQRRLAQTQQDRDREVERLRDLQRKSILEMKKDHEDQVQRLKRLKDEEIDAVTSATSQTRSLTVVIEQMEHFSHRLGDLSSRVESTHENTAQGLEQGARQRDEQLRVMQDRLGQQQRAMAEERTRLKEVIAKMDTQLAEQQRQLEKERWRVNAEQAKADSSQRGLDEERRSLTQHISMEREELERAKSALLEEQQQVMQRCAEERRKLAAEWTQFHTQEKQRQDRAEREASRALERDAHREGSIISMAQEQVDLKLRAGELKQHEAAVAREREALERQREELDREKERLSGTGLQLKTRAQEVEAFSKLASEKYNEGEKALQESRQVETEHQTRLRSIHSQMERLRQQEQHLHQERMKMTEQRREMEALKHNLPITPFPQAMAPIFTDFRPVLAVPQTASTKAVRQPPPLVSSPDSTELQARLALLRHTAEKDRDFLQDEQFFLDTLKKAPYNSAFHTD